In Myxococcus stipitatus, the following are encoded in one genomic region:
- a CDS encoding ATP-binding response regulator, with amino-acid sequence MNGQLGPAVRGAVSWVNGALGEGEPTWSLREFLFGSWNMPHGHCYLWKPDLVVMHVLSDALIGAAYFLISVSLYVLVRRSRMPFGGMVLSFGVFIAACGLTHLMEIWNVWNSAYYLGGGVKVVTAVASVATGLYLVPFRRKVVEFTQTARVSEERRVGLEKSSQELEVLYARLKASEEQRTRFFANVSHELRTPLTLILGPVERLLQQEDGSESLHRDLEVVRRNARVLLRHVNALLDVAKLDAGKMHVQYAEVDLARLVRWSAENFEALTVERRLDLVLELPAMLPAQVDPEKLERVVLNLLSNAFKFTSEGGHIRVALSAEAGWGRLVVEDNGPGVPADSRESIFERFRQGDSDLAREVGGTGLGLAITRDFVMLHEGRVWVEERPGGGARFVVELPLMAPSGAKLSQRQEAESQGASAGATRVEVDLLRPEVTEVAPARAEDSSRPRVLVVEDTREMRRFVVETLSKHFQVATAVDGVDGLAQAERIHPDVIVSDVMMPRMGGDRLVREVHTRPGLESTPVLLLTARADESLRVDLLRAGAQDYLVKPFVSEELVARVSNLATMKRTREVLQGLLAARSVDLEAMARELGMRKRQLEVALETTERASSSRSTLLRLVSHELRTPLSVLQLTLHALQRELVGLPPRALDMFERMHRSTLRLRDMVEMVFQYNQLEEGRLVVRREAVDLGEVVDDVVMEARVEAARKGLTLELARPEGKLLARTDARIVQLVLLNLVMNAVKYTEEGCVLVGVEGWPQGWRFRVRDTGPGIPPEAQARVFEPFEHMERLDHKSKPGVGLGLTLVREMVAVLGGVVTVTSQPGVGSEFTVELPS; translated from the coding sequence ATGAACGGCCAGCTCGGTCCTGCGGTGCGAGGCGCGGTTTCCTGGGTGAATGGGGCCCTGGGAGAAGGTGAGCCCACGTGGAGCCTGAGGGAGTTCCTCTTCGGTTCGTGGAACATGCCTCACGGGCATTGCTACCTGTGGAAGCCGGACCTGGTGGTGATGCATGTCCTGTCGGACGCCCTCATCGGCGCCGCCTACTTCCTCATCTCCGTCTCGCTGTACGTGCTGGTGCGCCGCAGCCGGATGCCCTTCGGGGGGATGGTGCTGTCGTTCGGTGTCTTCATCGCCGCGTGTGGGCTCACGCACCTGATGGAGATTTGGAACGTCTGGAACTCCGCCTACTACCTGGGGGGCGGCGTCAAGGTGGTGACGGCGGTGGCGTCGGTGGCGACGGGCCTGTACCTGGTGCCCTTCCGCCGGAAGGTGGTGGAGTTCACGCAGACGGCGCGCGTGTCGGAGGAGCGGCGCGTGGGCCTGGAGAAGAGCTCCCAGGAGCTGGAGGTGCTGTACGCCAGGCTCAAGGCCTCCGAGGAGCAGCGCACCCGCTTCTTCGCCAACGTCAGCCACGAGCTGCGCACGCCGCTCACGCTCATCCTGGGGCCCGTGGAGCGGCTGCTCCAGCAAGAGGACGGGTCCGAGTCCCTGCACCGGGACTTGGAGGTCGTGCGGCGCAACGCGCGTGTGTTGCTGCGCCACGTGAATGCGCTCCTGGACGTGGCCAAGCTGGACGCGGGGAAGATGCACGTGCAGTACGCGGAGGTGGACCTGGCGCGGCTGGTGCGCTGGAGCGCGGAGAACTTCGAGGCGCTGACGGTGGAGCGGCGGTTGGACCTGGTGTTGGAGCTGCCCGCCATGCTGCCGGCGCAGGTGGACCCGGAGAAGCTGGAGCGGGTGGTGCTCAACCTCCTGTCCAACGCGTTCAAGTTCACCTCGGAAGGGGGGCACATCCGCGTCGCGCTGAGCGCGGAGGCGGGGTGGGGGCGGCTGGTGGTGGAGGACAACGGGCCGGGGGTCCCCGCGGATTCGCGAGAGAGCATCTTCGAGCGGTTCCGTCAGGGGGACTCGGACCTGGCGCGCGAGGTGGGCGGCACGGGCCTGGGCCTGGCCATCACCCGCGACTTCGTGATGCTGCATGAGGGGCGCGTCTGGGTGGAGGAGCGGCCGGGCGGCGGGGCGCGCTTCGTGGTGGAGCTGCCGCTGATGGCGCCCTCGGGCGCGAAGCTCTCGCAGCGGCAGGAGGCGGAGTCCCAGGGCGCGAGCGCCGGGGCGACCCGCGTGGAGGTGGACCTGCTCCGGCCGGAGGTGACGGAGGTCGCGCCCGCGCGCGCGGAGGACTCGAGCCGTCCCCGGGTGCTGGTGGTGGAGGACACGCGGGAGATGCGCCGCTTCGTGGTGGAGACCCTGTCCAAGCACTTCCAGGTGGCCACCGCCGTGGATGGCGTGGATGGGCTGGCGCAGGCGGAGCGCATCCACCCGGACGTCATCGTCAGCGACGTGATGATGCCTCGCATGGGGGGAGACCGGCTGGTGCGCGAGGTGCACACGCGGCCCGGGTTGGAGTCCACGCCGGTGTTGCTGCTCACCGCGCGCGCGGATGAGTCGCTGCGCGTGGACCTGCTGCGCGCGGGGGCGCAGGACTACCTGGTGAAGCCCTTCGTGTCCGAGGAGCTGGTGGCGCGGGTGTCGAACCTGGCGACGATGAAGCGCACGCGCGAGGTGTTGCAGGGCCTGCTCGCGGCGCGCTCGGTGGACCTGGAGGCGATGGCGCGGGAGCTGGGCATGCGCAAGCGGCAGCTCGAGGTGGCGCTGGAGACCACCGAGCGCGCGAGCTCGTCGCGCAGCACGCTCTTGCGCCTGGTGTCCCATGAGCTGCGCACGCCGCTGTCGGTGCTCCAGCTCACCCTGCACGCGCTCCAGCGGGAGTTGGTGGGGCTGCCGCCCCGGGCGCTGGACATGTTCGAGCGGATGCACCGCTCCACGCTGCGTCTGCGGGACATGGTGGAGATGGTGTTCCAGTACAACCAGCTGGAGGAGGGCCGGCTGGTGGTGCGGCGCGAGGCGGTGGACCTGGGCGAGGTGGTGGACGACGTGGTGATGGAGGCGCGCGTGGAGGCGGCTCGCAAGGGGCTGACGCTGGAGCTGGCGCGGCCCGAGGGGAAGCTGCTCGCCCGCACCGACGCGCGCATCGTCCAGTTGGTGCTGCTCAACCTGGTGATGAACGCGGTGAAGTACACCGAGGAGGGGTGCGTGTTGGTGGGGGTGGAGGGGTGGCCCCAGGGGTGGCGGTTCCGGGTGCGCGACACGGGCCCCGGCATCCCCCCGGAGGCCCAGGCTCGCGTCTTCGAAC